The Sander vitreus isolate 19-12246 chromosome 24, sanVit1, whole genome shotgun sequence genome segment GACTCCTTCCTTTACTCTGACATGTTTGTACCTCTGAAACGTTCTCACATTCTCCCCGTGTCTTACCTGACGTGTCCGACCAGCTCGATGAACTTGTGGCTGGTGAAGTAGGCGACGAGCTCCGAGATGTGGCTCAGGACCGAGCAGACCCCGAACAGCGTGGTGGTCCCGTGCAGGTCCTCCAGGTGCCAGTACAGGAAGGTGAAGACGAAGCCGTAGCCGAAGCCCATGAACCAGGCGACGAACAGCACCGAGCCGTAGCGCACGCTGCAGAGCAGCTTCAGCAGATCACTGTAGCGGAACTCCTGGGCGACGTCCGGGCCGACGGGCGTCCGGCCCGAGGAGTCGGACTCGGGCGACGATCGCGGGCCGCTCCCGTCCTCGGCCGCCCCCTCCGGAAGCTCCTGCCTGTAGTCGCCGCCGTTGTCAAAGTAAAACTGAGTGGCGACGACAAACGCGGCGCCCATCAGCACGCCGAAGACAATGAAGGCGATCTGGTAATTGTGGAGACGGAAGTCGGGCACGATGCAGCCCACGCCGTCAATCGCCACGGTCATGTGCGTGTGGTCGATCCAGATGCCCACCAGCAGCATGGCCAGACCCCAGCCCAGCGAGCCCCACATCCTCTGCAGGCCGTAGCGATCGCGAGCCCTGCCGAGGTACTGCAGGGTGACGGTGTCCACGATGGTGACGGCCGGCGCGCTAAAGAACTCGCCGACGATGATGACGAGCAGGATGAGCAGGAAGATGTTCTCCACCTGGTCCTTGTTGTAGACGATCTGGTGCTTCTTGGCTTTGGTTGGAGCCGGGGGGGTCGCGGTGCTGGTGGTGGGGAGGGTGGTGTTTGGCACCAGCTGGGTAGTGCTGGCCGGCTCCAAGGGAGCGGAAGTGGCGTTGAAGTTTGCGCTTCGCTCGGGCCTGCGGAGCGCGCTGAAATGGGAGTCCAGGATCTCAGGGAGCCCGGTGAGCTCTGGAAAGCTCCGGCGACTTCTGGTGCGGTTGCCCGTCTGCGTGAAGTTGCCGTGCGGGAGAGTCGTCGTCTGGGGCGCCGCCGCTGTCGGAGGAAGATCGGCGCCTACCACCACACACATCATCTCCGCCGGTTTGACGAAGCCGATGCCGCAGTTGAACACCAGCCAGCACAGGACGGAAAACAGCAGCACCATCTTGCCCTTCTTGAAGCGGTCAGCCACCACGCCCCAGAAGGGGGCGCTGCAGAACTCGATGAAGTAGCGGATGCCGACGAGCAGCCCGCTGCGGCTGGCCGACATGCCGAGCTGCTTGTAGTACAGCGCCAGCAGCGGGTGCAGCGAGCCGTACGCGGCGTAGAAGAAGAGGTAGAAGACCTTGGAGATGAGGAGGTGGCTGTTAATGCGGAGGCACATCCTCTCGCAGCAGTCCATCGAGGCCGGCTGTGGGGCCCCCAGCTGCTCGGGCGGCGTGCCTGCGGTTGGCGGCGGCGTGTCCGCGGAATCGCCGGCCGGCTGCCCCAACGACAGCACGTTGAACGGCTCGGCCAACACATACTTCCTCTTCTGCTCCTCCTCGTCGTCTGTCAGGATGGCAACCTTGTCGTCAGCTGGCATATCTGGGAGATAAGGAAATGAGGGTGAGAGCAGCGTCGACACTCAGTAACCAAATGATGCTGAGTTCATTCTGTCTGCTGGGTAAAACCCAAATTATGTTTGGTAGGACGCCAAGCATTGACAAAATGGATCTTTCCTTTTAAGTACATAGAGAAGAAGTTCATCTTACTGCAGGGGTCAGCGACCTGCGGCTCTTTAGCTCCTCTCCAGTAGCTCCCTGTGGCTTTCATCTATCGTTGTAAGCCTGAAGTGATTCTTACATTCTCCATTTTGGCCGACAGAACATTTCAGTCAATTAAAATGCGTGTCATATCATACCCTTTCGTATGTCTACGGCCCGGCGGCCTTATTCTGTAAACTTTGCCGGAACCTCAACAGCGGTCTTGAGTTTTCGTAGTCTATCTTTGGATTACaaatcccccaaaaaaatgTACATCGAAAGACATTTCCAGAACAAATACACTGCATTTGCAAAGAAAGTTATCTGGCTGGGACTGCTATAGAAAACATAGCAAATGTACTTTAAGAATTGAATCAAATGGGTAATATTAAACCATATTAATGTAATGTTGATATGCTCATTTAGACTTAATAAACTGTCACAAAAAGcagtgaaatatatatatatttttttttgtatttgtacataaataaaataaagggttAGACAAATCTGAACTGCTTTTGAGACCCAGGACTATGTTATGAAGATATTAAAACTGATAATCAAAGCAATAGAGATCAATAttcttattgttttttaattcaatttacaAATATTCAGTCATAACAGTCcataaacataaaacacatatacataaataagtgcaaataatataatatgaaagTAAGTAATAatttaaacagaaacaaataacaagATAAGGAAGTAAACAAGTGACAGACTTGCAAATGTCATTAATGATAATGACAGCAGGAGttcttaattaaataattttgaGTAGATatcagttattaaactacctttttttatttgttaccaATCTAAGAGACTCAGAGTATATGTCAGTTTCAATTTGGAATAGTTTAAAACGTGGTGTGGACTTGGAAAATGTTGCTTTGTGAATATGGAGCTTACCTAATCAAATAAAGAGATTTTACGATATTACA includes the following:
- the LOC144512567 gene encoding major facilitator superfamily domain-containing protein 6-like isoform X2; this encodes MPADDKVAILTDDEEEQKRKYVLAEPFNVLSLGQPAGDSADTPPPTAGTPPEQLGAPQPASMDCCERMCLRINSHLLISKVFYLFFYAAYGSLHPLLALYYKQLGMSASRSGLLVGIRYFIEFCSAPFWGVVADRFKKGKMVLLFSVLCWLVFNCGIGFVKPAEMMCVVVGADLPPTAAAPQTTTLPHGNFTQTGNRTRSRRSFPELTGLPEILDSHFSALRRPERSANFNATSAPLEPASTTQLVPNTTLPTTSTATPPAPTKAKKHQIVYNKDQVENIFLLILLVIIVGEFFSAPAVTIVDTVTLQYLGRARDRYGLQRMWGSLGWGLAMLLVGIWIDHTHMTVAIDGVGCIVPDFRLHNYQIAFIVFGVLMGAAFVVATQFYFDNGGDYRQELPEGAAEDGSGPRSSPESDSSGRTPVGPDVAQEFRYSDLLKLLCSVRYGSVLFVAWFMGFGYGFVFTFLYWHLEDLHGTTTLFGVCSVLSHISELVAYFTSHKFIELVGHVRVLYIGLACNTARYLYISYLKNAWTVLPMEILQGVTHASVWAACISYLSAAVPPALRTSAQGILQGLHLGLGRGCGAMVGGVFVNYFGAAETFRGIGMASLVILLIFSFIQCLTGETEEKEDRMLAENIPVPSSPVPIATIDLVQSQTVPGSPTPARPATQLPIVKTKHQEEQEDVSRPAWVLSGAPWVTIAFAIVQIKEMMNMVKRRGPPTETQPLQVPNEQASAEYKAVATSHRNPGDDGTEAPTQTNTACPAPTDSNKDKDQTRPTSDGGGENPAENTH
- the LOC144512567 gene encoding major facilitator superfamily domain-containing protein 6-like isoform X1; its protein translation is MPADDKVAILTDDEEEQKRKYVLAEPFNVLSLGQPAGDSADTPPPTAGTPPEQLGAPQPASMDCCERMCLRINSHLLISKVFYLFFYAAYGSLHPLLALYYKQLGMSASRSGLLVGIRYFIEFCSAPFWGVVADRFKKGKMVLLFSVLCWLVFNCGIGFVKPAEMMCVVVGADLPPTAAAPQTTTLPHGNFTQTGNRTRSRRSFPELTGLPEILDSHFSALRRPERSANFNATSAPLEPASTTQLVPNTTLPTTSTATPPAPTKAKKHQIVYNKDQVENIFLLILLVIIVGEFFSAPAVTIVDTVTLQYLGRARDRYGLQRMWGSLGWGLAMLLVGIWIDHTHMTVAIDGVGCIVPDFRLHNYQIAFIVFGVLMGAAFVVATQFYFDNGGDYRQELPEGAAEDGSGPRSSPESDSSGRTPVGPDVAQEFRYSDLLKLLCSVRYGSVLFVAWFMGFGYGFVFTFLYWHLEDLHGTTTLFGVCSVLSHISELVAYFTSHKFIELVGHVRVLYIGLACNTARYLYISYLKNAWTVLPMEILQGVTHASVWAACISYLSAAVPPALRTSAQGILQGLHLGLGRGCGAMVGGVFVNYFGAAETFRGIGMASLVILLIFSFIQCLTGETEEKEDRMLAENIPVPSSPVPIATIDLVQSQTVPGSPTPARPATQLPIVKTKHQEEQEDVSRPAWVLSGAPWVTIAFAIVQIKEMMNMVKRRGPPTETQPLQKGERFLCAKVPNEQASAEYKAVATSHRNPGDDGTEAPTQTNTACPAPTDSNKDKDQTRPTSDGGGENPAENTH